Proteins from a genomic interval of Polaribacter sp. Q13:
- the hisIE gene encoding bifunctional phosphoribosyl-AMP cyclohydrolase/phosphoribosyl-ATP diphosphatase HisIE encodes MNIDFSKNNDGLVPAIIQDVTTKKVLMLGYMNEEAFAKTQETKLVTFFSRTKNRLWTKGEESGNVLNLVDIKLDCDNDTLLVSVNPNGPTCHKGTDTCWGEENKSNYGFFSTLEDVITERVANKDTKKSYVASLFAKGINKVAQKVGEEAVETVIEAMDNNDELFIYESADLMFHYLMLLQAKGFTLKDIEKELIGRHK; translated from the coding sequence ATGAATATCGATTTTAGTAAAAACAACGACGGATTAGTACCCGCAATCATTCAAGATGTAACCACAAAAAAGGTGTTGATGTTAGGGTATATGAATGAAGAAGCGTTTGCAAAAACGCAAGAAACAAAATTAGTTACTTTCTTTTCTAGAACTAAAAATAGACTTTGGACAAAAGGTGAAGAAAGCGGAAATGTATTGAATTTAGTAGATATAAAACTAGATTGCGACAATGATACTTTGTTGGTTTCTGTAAATCCGAATGGGCCAACATGTCATAAAGGAACAGATACTTGTTGGGGAGAAGAAAACAAATCTAATTATGGTTTCTTTTCTACTTTAGAAGACGTTATTACAGAAAGAGTAGCTAATAAAGACACTAAAAAATCTTATGTAGCAAGTTTATTTGCTAAAGGAATTAACAAAGTTGCTCAGAAAGTAGGAGAGGAAGCAGTGGAGACTGTTATTGAGGCAATGGACAATAACGATGAATTATTTATCTATGAGTCAGCAGATTTAATGTTCCATTATTTAATGTTGTTACAAGCAAAAGGGTTTACGTTAAAAGATATTGAAAAAGAATTAATAGGAAGACATAAATAA